The segment GGCCTGAGCTGGTGTCCATGGCAACCACCCCTGGCATGGGGTCTccatggagctgcccagggactgaccatagcaacaggggctggtgatggttgccatggaaactgaccatagcaacaggggctggtgatggttcccatggaaactgaccacagCAACAGGCGCTGGTGATGGTTACATACTAAGGATCAGATTTTTTGACAGGCACTCAGAGGGGTTCTGTGAGGACTTTTTAAGTGTCTCCAGGCTGCCAAAGAGCCGGGATGTCACTGGCCCCCACAGGGGTtcctgtcatgggcagagtGGGAGCTTCAGGCAAATTTTATTAGAGAAGCTCCTGTTGGGTCAGGAGGTACAGAAAGGATCCCCATAGCCCCTATAGATCCCCAAATACCCCCAAGGACCTCCAGGCTTTCTAAACTCCTTTTGTGACGGGAGCCTTGGAGCAGCAGGTTCCAATCCCTGTCCCCGACTTTTCAAGAGCTCGTATGTAAACAATTATAAAGGTGGAATTAAACCTTTATAGAATTTGTCCCACAGGATTAAGCATGGCAAACCAGTGTTGGGAGTtgagtttttcctttctgttcgTTCCTTATCATCGGCTGCTGATTATCGGCTGATCCCTTATTTTGGGAGGAGGATGATCAGAGCCACTGCTCTTGGGAAAGGGagtttccactgctgctgccggagcccagcccagagctgcttcttctGTCATGGGGTGAGCCTCTGCTCGTGAGAGCAGCCGCTAAACTGGGACCTTATTAACACCTGCCCCACTAAAAGAGAGACCTATCCCCGTCTGCTCGGGTGCCCGGGATcctgagctcagctctccctgccctgctgggagcccctcagcccctgcctgctgagACATCCTGCCGGCCCAgcttgctgctttcccagagtCCTGCTGGGGCCCCGGAGCCGGCTGCCCCCAGGGTTTGTGAAGCGGAGCcttcttccagcccttcccgcCTTGGGACAAAGCCGCCATGGCCGCGCGCTCCCCGAGCCCGCGCCggagcgccccctgcagccgcgcGGGGATCaccgcacctgccctgccccccGGGAGCCACCAGCGCCCCTGCCGGCCGTGCCCGGAGCTGCACCGCAGGGAAAGTGCCGCGGCCGAAAGGCTGCACTGGGCTCCTGTTCTGTTTGCTGCCAGCGCCGgaggtgctgctgtttgtttgctttattgtaCACACTAGTGAAGAACTGTTATTGCTATTCCcacatctttgcctgagagccccttgaTTTCATGATtctaataatttggagggaggggtttacattctccattccaCAGGAggcttttttctgccttccctagCAGGCACCTGTCTTGTAAACCAAGACCAATTTTGGCACCCAATTTGCAGCCCAAGGGCATTGAGAGAAAAGTGTGAAATAAGAATAACAATTCTTGAgtaacataatttttctttttttttttttgttgtactGGATATAGAAACCTTGTTAGGTGTCACCATGTGGTCTGGCTTACCCTGGTTTGGGTGGCACATGGTTGTGGCTACACTTTTCCCACCCTATAACTGTGGCTACTGTGGCTGCTATCCAGTTTGTTTGATGGGTTAATATGGTGAGGAATTTatggatttttcatttcctctggaCATTGGGCACATGGATTGGAGGCTCCCACACACTAACTGTATGTGTTTTATGAATTATTTAATAATGGTACCCACTGTGAGGAAATGACACCGGGAGAAATTTTCTCCCAACCCCTCAGGCAGCTCTTTGGGTCTACAGTGGTTGGTGTTGCTGATGTGCCTGTTAAGCCTATTCTATTTAGCATTTAGAGGTAAGGGAAGATTGACTTGGATAACTATCGCAGCAGGGCATTCCCTGAGTGTtgataattagcattgactccatgattccagaGGGCTGATCAATCgctttattatattatactatactacTCTACTAAGAAACATTCATCGCTCTTGCAGACAGTCCGATACAGACAGACCAGATTGGTTGATTGTAATCCAAACACCGTCACCATTGGCAAATTAAGAAATCACactttggtaaacaaatctccataacacattccacatgtgcacagcaacaggtgcagcaagtggagataagaattgtttctcgtgcttttctctgagctttctcacagcttcccaggaaaatcctgggagagctctctctctctgttcagaggatatGTGATTACCCCAGGTCAGTTGTGACAATGCAGGCCCAAGGACACCACGGTGACACTacagaacctcatggaaccaaggggccattgtgacactgtgctgcctcatggaatcaaggagaccattgtggaACTCGGGGGCCCCAAGGAACCAAGGGTCCGTGGTGACCTTGTGCAGcccgcagtgtcacagaggagcCGTTGTGACACAGCGAGGGCGCGTGGAGCcgaggggccattgtgacacatcAGGGCTTTGTGGAACCACAAAGCCATTGTGACATTGCAAGGTCTCATGGAAGCACGGGgtcattgtgacactgcagaagcaagggggacattgtgacactccagggcctcatggaaccaaggagaccattgtgacactgtggggtcccacgaaaccaagggaacatggaacaggtctggctggctgggcCTCCTGGGGACCACCTGACAGGTCCGGCTGACCTTGACATGGCGAGGGCTGCTTCTCACCTGCCCCtgaagcactggggctctgggctttccttcctatgggaGAGAACTGTCtttcttctccaggggcctatggccaAAAGTGGGATTCCTTCTCCAAGTTTCCTTGTATGCAAGGATTGTTCCCAGACGAAATCTGCCAGGAAagacaggtctggctgcctTGGCCACCCAGGGGCcacctctcatctgcctttAAACTCTGGGaccatgtgcttttctttcttatgagaaaaaaacatccatctcgaccaggcacccatggccaaaattgggGATCTGCCTCCagaattccctatatccaaggatAGCTCCCAGACAGAAGCTGCCAGGACTgacaagtctggctggccttggcttcCTGAGGGCTGGCACTCATGTGCCTCTGAAACACTggagctctgtgctttccttcctaatgAAAAGAACTCCTCTTCCTGACCAAGTGCCCAtggccaaaactgggattccacctccaaaactccGTACATCCAAGGATTGCTCCCAAGTGAAAGTAGCCTGGACAGACAGGTCTGGATGCCCTTGGCCTCTTGGGGGCTGCCTCTCACCTGCTATCCAAACACtgtggctctgtgctttccttccaaTGGAAGAGAACCTTCTTTATTCTCAAGGGGTCCGTGGTAAAAACTGAGATTCCTCCTCCCACATTCAATGAATCCAAGGATTCCTCCatgacaaaagctgccaggacaaacCGGTCgggctggcttggcctcccaggagccacctctctcctcttctgcctttgaaacgcttgggctctgtgctttccttcctatggaaaagaaccaTCCTTCTTACCAATGCAGAAATGACCTAAATTTGGATTCCACCTCAAAAATTCCCGATATCCAAGGGTTGCTCCAAGGCAAAATCTGCCAGTACCGtcaagtctggctggccttggcctctggtagctgcccctgccacactggggctcggttctttccttcccatggagatccctgtgacactgtgggcacctcatggaaccaaggggatcattgtggcaccactggagcccatggaaccaaggggccatggtgacacagcgggGCTTCATGGACCCGGAGACCATCATGACTCTGTGGGGCCTGatggaaccatggagaccatgAGGACCCTTCAGGGCCTCGTGTCACCAAGGGGGcattgtgacacctcagggcctcctggaagcaagggaccattgggacactgtggggccccatggaaccgagggcacatggaacaggtctggctggcttggcctcccaggggccacctgacaggtctggctgatcttggaatgccaagggctgcctctcatcagctcctggagcactggggctccGTGCTTTCCTTGCTGTGGGAAAGAAATGTCTGTCTTTTCAAATGCCCATTGACAAAATTGGTTTCCTCCCTAAAAATTTTCCTCTATGCAAGAGTATTTCCCAGAACAAAACCtgacagctctggctgccctcTGATGGTCACCTCTCATCTGCCCctgaaacactggggctctgttccttccttcctgtggaAAAGAACCTGGCCTTCATGTCCAAGGTCCATGACAAAAATTAGAATTTAGCCTCCGAAATTCCATATATCAAAGGATTTCTCCCAGACaaaagcagccaggacagacagcTCAGGCTGGCCCTGTCCTCTAGTTATTTTCTTAGACAATGAGCTGAATGTTCTTATTTGAAAACACCTTGGAGAGCACCCAGAGATCTCCCAAGGTGGGATTTTGAGGCCTCAGGCACATGACCACTACATATGGacaaaggagctctgtgctctgtcctgttgtggtggttttgcatcACACAAGTGatgtcctgagagaagctgctagcagtttcctccatgtctgacaaaaaaaccaatcagtaattagctttgagaGCTGACAATCTGTTAAACCACTAAGGAAACTGCACACACCTCTGTGTAGACAGAAgttaaagaggaagaagcctggctgggtctctttcccttctggccagcacagaggtgccaaggccgggccagcccccgtctgggccggggcgggccgggcggctcctgccgtggggccgggccccttcccagggagcccgccaggccccatcggctgctgggcaggggaggggaggccgcggggccgaggccgggccgggccgtggctgcgcttgctgacatctggccgctgccgagccctgccccgccgccagcccgggcccagccaggatccgccgggccccaggagcagccccgggccgggccggctcggccaagcttctgccgcccttgggcttggcccgcaaccagcgggcagggccaggagaagccatcggccccggccgtgctgctgctctgctctggcctggctgctgagatcctggccctgcccccagcgccgcccagcctgacacagccccagcgcagccgctgcacaaacctccatggcaaaacagctccggccgcaaggacccagcccggccgggctcacgCAACCATCTGCAGGCCCCGCCTGAGATATTGACTCTTCCCgtgcttccatcctccctccagtgagagaaaaggacaaagtgcaggcacacagaGGAGCAACGTGAAGACACCCaggtcagtgaagaggaagttgagtcccagatgggagggatgaggagatgccttgatcttggggctgaaatcctcAGGAAACCTATGGAGAAGGATGtaattgatacatcagactctctttttccctataatgCATTGAAAAGAATGGGGAGATGACTTGTTTagcaaaggcctccatgctAAAGTAAGCAAATGTTGcagtagctgtgatcccatgagaagtttgaacactgaaagagaaaagagtgaTGAGACTCTGTGccctcagggagagaagaagaagatctctgttcccagagatgaagatgatttcagaaataaattaacagAACCTTTGCTCTTAAAGAGCTCATCTTTAAACCAATATCCCATAAGTTGACatggcccataaacacagctgtgggaaaagctgtaaaaattgGGAGGGACATCATGATTGCagatttttccaggcagctgctatctgtggaaatgaaaagccatgtgagaactgttttcttgtggagaagtctccataacattaACAAGAGGAACTTCTCTCCCTAGATGTAGTGAAGAAAGACAATTCTGGAAgtggtaaactgactgaaaGTTTTAGGTTTTGTCTCTTTACATTGTCAGGTTGTATGGAGAGAGGAAgtgttctgaaagttttgttctgattctcattactctttcttttagttactgttaataaatttctctttatactgaaacagagatttttagagttaggttaacaaaattaattaagcatttataatttagcttgtagagttatgtgttgaattttaaccttttacttaagaaacctctgcctggtacaaagggcataggaaaatgcaaatttctgaagcttcttgcataaagaacaagaccagaagaaggaaagaacccagataaagaagctcctctgtctccaagcctaccaagactgacagacatactcagataagcaccaaaggaccaaaagcacACGCgcaaagaggaaaatgttcaaaagttcaatcatgaaGAAGACtacaatcttcagcctcaggaccaccgagagacccccgtacgaccaccacagcaaaccacgcatgcccagaagggcgtggacttacttagcatgagaggTGAGGACAGGTGGGGCCAGTGGTTGAACATgaatgaaaaagttgtgcataTAGAACGTCTTTGAGAATAAAAttgtgggtcagactgaggctcagggcacaagttttggagagctatctcacttgtgccgggcgctgacatacatacccacttcataactaccccaggttgtggagtctattgatttattccgcgtatcgcttcAATGCCCTTCTAAAGTTTTGAGcctattttgcttttctcctaatcctatcttaGCGCTGGAAATTAGTAAGTATAATCTAGTGAGTGCACTGGTAATtagccagcactgaacccaccacactaATTGATGCATTGGACGAGAAATCTCAAATTGatgaaccaaaaccactacagaaaCTTTCCTGATGAACTTCCTGAGACaagagggaaatcaaggcagagccatggtttgtcaggacttgcttgatcctaatgagccccgtggtgcatttggagctgagccctggaacctcagggcctgagaggagattgcacaaacctttccaggagtCAAAGTaacaagaaaaccccaaagtgtctcaaagcattaatgggtgccactgaggtccatccccaacacaggctcctcatggactccttggaggagagaattggaggccaggatggcacaaaagCCTCTCAGAGATTcaaaatggcagaaaaatctCTCAGTCTGGAAAGGAAAACCCAAAGTACCTTACAAAAACTTTGAGTATCTCAAAgtattaatgagccccactgagtgtcagtacaaagctctcaagggactcgttaaagcaggtaattggggccatgattgcacaaacctctcacagagtctgtaGCAAAAGTGAAACACCAAGTACCTTAAAAGAACTGagtaccttgaagcattaatgagccccactgagtgttgttcctgacaaagcctctccagggactaattacagcagataattggaggccaggattgcagaaagctctcagagactgcaaggcaaaagccaaagccaaagtcctttgaaaaacctgcagtccctgggagcattgtggagcccccagggccattcctgagcaaggctccccagggactccttccagcagatccttgaggccactgggatgtgggctagggggggatgctgagggcaggacaaggggctgacagtgcccagcctggctggggctgtgccaggaggccccagggcctcaggacaaggtgtctcctcacagcccttggtggcacagaccctgctgtgccccaggccaccaagacttggcttctctttgtccccacctgtcctcagtgcctccagttctctgctctgcctggggcctggggacactttctcagtCGTGTTCCTCAGTGGgacccattaaaagtcaaacaaactttggagttggattctgacttggagctctggagaggtttctgcagctccctctcagggcctgatgttcagggcctgagcacaaagccccagaggctcattcaagtccttgtgctgtgtctgtgctgctgagctgggccgggctcctggcacagagggtgatgctggtaagcaagcagagcttcaaaagcacatttctctggatgagcagctcttctcccagcccagcagggctggggcactgcctgcagccagcgcgggcacagcccagaggcacagagagcttcaatcagtcagggctgggaaggtgctgagaagtgcctggggcagaatcactgccagcccttggcacaggaacctctggctgcaggacaatgcagctgcagctcctgcagtgatctcctcaagctggaacatgccaatgcccacagcccctgtgagtacattctctgatggtctcttgtgcagagcagccaggggtgcccagggctgtcctgcagagcagggtcctgcagcccagggcgctgtgctgggccagggactctgctgcctgccagggacagctctcagccggcccggggagctgctgccagcgctgGGGACAAGATGTGGGTGGAAGGAGACAGCTGGTAGGGCTTGGAATTGTTCTCCTTGTGTGGTGAGGATGCTGCATTGTTCAGGACTGCTCAGAGCATGGCATTTAACTGCAGAACGTTTCCAAGCAGATTATACAGGGAGCACAGCAAGGCAGGGGCTGTATAAAAGGGCAAATGCTGCTAGTTTAATCTACTGCTCTGGGTTGCCTGGATGGGAAATTGCACATAGGTATTCATCTCCCAGTTCAGgctgagagaaataaaaaagttttctcTCAGATATGAATAAAccaggcagtgacagaaatCAACAAAGGGTCCCTTAGAGGCAGTGTCACTTTTCCAGCCTCCTCAGGGTTGCTCTGACGTTACCATCAAAGCCTGcggagccagagctgcccctgggctgtgcctgagctgggaggggtctgcagggcagagctgagcccccagggctgggctgggctctggcagcactggcagggcccagccctgggcacagggaagcagctgctggcagggacagctccaggcagcagagcccagggcaggcagtgggGGGAAACTGCCCCAAAACTGGGCTGGGATATTTAAATTCCTCTCCAAACCCAACTATTCCATGATTACTTTTTTTACAGATCCACATGCCAAGGCACAGCacatgtccaacagcagctccatcagccacttcctcctgctggcactggcagagacgcggcagctgcagctcctgcacttctgcctcttgctgggcatctccctggctgccctcctgggcaacggcctcatcatcagcgccgtagcctgcggccaccacctgcacacgcccatgttcttcttcctgctcaacctggccctcagcgacctgggctccatctgcaccactgtccccaaagccatgcacaattccctctggggcaccagcaccatctcctacactggatgtgctgcacagctctttttctttctgttcttcatctCAGCAGAGTTTTATCtcctgaccatcatgtgctacgaccgctacgtgtccatctgcaaacccctgcactatgggaccctcctgggcagcagagcttgtgcccacatggcagcagctgcctgggccagtgcctttctcaatgctctgctgcacacggccaatacattttccctgcccctgtgccatggcaatgccctgggccagttcttctgtgaaatcccacagatcctcaagccctcctgctccaaatcctacCTGAGGGAACTTGGGCTTCTTGCTGTTAGTGCCTGTTTGGCATTTGgctgttttgtgttcattgttttctcctatgtgcagatcttcagggctgtgctgaggatcccctctgagcagggacagcacaaagccttttccacctgcctccctcacctggctgtgGTCTCCCTGTTTCTCAGCACTGCACTGTTCGCTCACCTGAAACCCCCCTCCatgtcctccccatccctggatctgtcagtgtcagttctgtactcggtggtgcctccagccctgaaccccctcatctacagcctgaggaaccaggagctcaaggctgcagtgtggagactGATGACTGGATGCTTTCAGGAACATTAAACTGCTGGCAAATTCTGCAAATCACTTGTAATAAAAGTTATCTTTGATACTTGTTGCTTTGGTTGTGGGcgttttttcctttgtttaacatttttcatcttctccccaaggaaatgtcattgtttgtgccatttctcattttgtttgtcACCACCTTCCGTGGGGCCACAGACTGTCCCAATGAGGGGCTGCGCTCTCAGTGGCATTAAAGGAACTAAAGCatctcccagcagagttttctgcagagatgcccttttgttgcctcctctggagctgcagcagcaatgtctgtgtgcagagctgggggcagatcagtgctggcacagcagctgtgcccagcagcagcagcagcacttggtgttggcagtgctgctcccgtggccctgccccgctgccctggtggccctggtgttgctgcagggcctgagtgctctcggggctgggcacagtcctgggggtggcagtgccggggctgcagcagggacaggccatgggcactgctggggcagcgctgacgcctcaggccagggcctgggggctccaggctccttgcccaggctctctcaagaacacggccaggccaatgctcagcacagaaaacccccgtcagcagccccaggctggccgtgggcaggctgggggcaaagagcacggctggtgctctgccagggccctgggggagacgggaaggagcagcagagcaggggctgatccatccccagtgcgctgcacagcccagggcagcgtcccagagcgtcctcatggagctgccaacaacatcccccctctgcagccctggcctctcccccagctcacacaggtgccgcatccttgcaggcacagacacggcagcgctggctcaggagcccctgtttgcattgcacacagcaggcgggagcacccccgtgctggtgctgtggggacatgaacctgagggagcacaaatgccatcagcccctggggccaggaagggctgggggacgccagggaaaccactcagctttgtcctggcctctgtactcagccagaaagtttgttcccatcagctgggactttcctgtcccactgcagacactgttgctcagagccagggctgcctggcagccacccccaaactgccctgagcatttccttggcttcacctttgctttctttactcttcctgctacagatttcttcctcttgcccagccctgttccctgccctgcacacagcccatccctgtttgccctttcctctctggccccactccccattgcagttcctgacttggcaccatgggaacggcccttggggagcaggatcatcccacaagtgctgcaggaattgtctgcaggctcctgcagtgcctggtgctgctcccttgccagaggcagcccaggccaggggggcacatctgggctgctgtgtctgcctgtggggctccctgtcctgggcaaggaggaggagctgcagaggctctgcaggactgacaggggctgtgaggagaagctgagggacctgggctgctgcagcttctgaagaggaggcccagggctcctcctgcaactgctccaagggtggtttcagagaatcccagaatcagcacggctggaaaagaccttggagatcatcaagtccaacctgtgccctgacatcgccttgtctcccctgagcctcctcttctccaggatcaacaaccccagctccctcagccactcctcacaggacttgtgttccagacccctcaccagccttgttgcccttctctggacacgctccagcccctccatgtccttcctcaattggggggcccagaactggacacagcactcgaggtgctgcccaaccagtgcccagcacagggcaagaatcactgccctgctcctgctggccacaccattcctgacccaggccaggagccattggccttcttggccacctgggcacacggctggctcatgtccagcctgctgtccatcagtccctgcaggtccctttctgcctggctgctctccagcccctctgtccgCAGCCTGGAGcgctgcaggggttgttgtggccaaagtgcaggacctggcacatggacttgttaaacctcaccttgttggatttgggccctggatccagcctgtccagggccctgtgcagagccctcctaccctccagcagatccacattCACATCCAGCTCAGTGTCATCTTCAAATTTATTGATGGtggactcaatcccctcatcctgATCATCAATGCAGATATTGAAATCCAtgctggctggctctgacccCTTGGCcatcctgtggctgccctgtgatggctctcaaggtgatctgttccagaaccttgccgggcaccgaggtcaggctgacaggcctggagttccccagatcctccttccagcccttct is part of the Vidua macroura isolate BioBank_ID:100142 chromosome 30, ASM2450914v1, whole genome shotgun sequence genome and harbors:
- the LOC128820684 gene encoding olfactory receptor 14A16-like, which codes for MITFFTDPHAKAQHMSNSSSISHFLLLALAETRQLQLLHFCLLLGISLAALLGNGLIISAVACGHHLHTPMFFFLLNLALSDLGSICTTVPKAMHNSLWGTSTISYTGCAAQLFFFLFFISAEFYLLTIMCYDRYVSICKPLHYGTLLGSRACAHMAAAAWASAFLNALLHTANTFSLPLCHGNALGQFFCEIPQILKPSCSKSYLRELGLLAVSACLAFGCFVFIVFSYVQIFRAVLRIPSEQGQHKAFSTCLPHLAVVSLFLSTALFAHLKPPSMSSPSLDLSVSVLYSVVPPALNPLIYSLRNQELKAAVWRLMTGCFQEH